The Paenibacillus mucilaginosus 3016 genome includes the window AGTTACCCTTATCTTTGGAGGTTCCCATGAGCACCTATCCCGTGTATCCCTATTACAGCACCCATACCGAATGTGAACAAAAGCCCGTCGCCTTTCCCCCGCAGAAGCAGGAGGAGCAGCCGGGGCTTGAATATCTCATGACGCCGAGGCCGATCTATGAGAATCCGGCGTACTCCGGGAGCCGGAAGCTCGAGAACCGGGTCACCCTGATCACAGGAGGCGACAGCGGGATCGGCCGGGCCGCGGCGATCGCTTTCGCCAAGGAGGGGGCCGACGTGGTCATCGCCTACCTAAGCGAGCATCCCGACGCGATGGAGACGAAGAAGCGCATCGAGCAGCTGGGGCGGCGCTGTCTTGCGCTTCCTGCCGACCTGCGGGTCAAAGCAGCCTGCACTGCCGTCGTGGAGAAAACCGTGCAGGCCTTCGGCCGGCTGGATGTGCTCGTGAACAATATCGCGGTGCAGTATCCGCAGGAGCAGCTGACCGACATCACCGAAGAGCAGCTGGAGCAGACCTTCCGCACGAACATCTACTCGTTCTTTTTCATGACGCAGGCCGCCCTTCCTTACCTCAGAGAAGGAAGTTCGATCATCAATACAGCCTCCATCACAGCATACCGCGGCGAAAAATTACTGCTCGATTATTCCACCACCAAAGCGGCGGTCATCGGGTTCACGCGCGCCCTGTCCCAGAACCTGGTGGCCCGCGGAATCCGTGTCAATGCTGTAGCCCCCGGCCCCGTCTGGACCCCGTTCATCCCCGCGACCTTCCCGCCGGAGCGGCTCGCCGTCTTCGGTACGGATACACCGATGAAGCGGGCCGCCCAGCCGTTCGAGCTCGCCCCCGCCTATGTGTACCTGGCCTGCGACGATTCCCGTTACGTGACGGGGGAGACCATGCATGTGAACGGCGGGGATTTTGTCGGGGGATAGCGGCTCCCGGGAACAGCACGGGCATAATACAAAAGAGCAGGGCAAGTACCCTGCTCTCTCGATTCTGATACATTCGGATTAAGCTGTAGCCGTCTCGAGCGGATCTTCTTCACCGCGGTTGAAGGACTCGCGGTCGAATTCGCCTTCGGCGTTCGCTACCAGCAGGGAGGTTACGGTGGTTCCCGTCGCATTGACCGCCGTGCGGCCCATA containing:
- a CDS encoding SDR family oxidoreductase, with amino-acid sequence MSTYPVYPYYSTHTECEQKPVAFPPQKQEEQPGLEYLMTPRPIYENPAYSGSRKLENRVTLITGGDSGIGRAAAIAFAKEGADVVIAYLSEHPDAMETKKRIEQLGRRCLALPADLRVKAACTAVVEKTVQAFGRLDVLVNNIAVQYPQEQLTDITEEQLEQTFRTNIYSFFFMTQAALPYLREGSSIINTASITAYRGEKLLLDYSTTKAAVIGFTRALSQNLVARGIRVNAVAPGPVWTPFIPATFPPERLAVFGTDTPMKRAAQPFELAPAYVYLACDDSRYVTGETMHVNGGDFVGG